In Lactobacillus xylocopicola, the genomic stretch GCAGTTCGATTGACTGCTAAGGCGGTTAAGTTGAAAGAGCAAATTACTACCTACTTTATTAATTCTGAGGAAGAAACGGCTAGAATTCTAGGCGATCAGACCAAGCTGGAATTGATGGAGAATTTGCAAAAGTTGGACCAAACTTTGGCTGAAAAGTAAAAAACTAGTCATTACACTTGGGGTGTAGTGACTAGTTTTTTAATGTCTTTGATTATCTTTCGTTACCGCTCGTAGTTTGGTGCTTTTTTTGTAATTTGAACTTCGTGGGGGTGAGATTCTTGTAAGCCTGCATTAGTGATCCTAACAAACTGGGCATTTTCTCTTAGTGCGGCAATGGTATTGGCTCCAACATAGCCCATACCAGAACGCAGTCCGCCGATCATCGGGAAGATAATGTCAGCAACATCGCCCTTGTATGCTACGCGCGCCTCAACGCCCTCGGGTACCAGCTTATTGGCCGCGTTAACACCGCCCTGGAAGTAACGATCGGAAGAACCGTGAGCTTGGGCCATTGCTCCAACTGAGCCCATACCCCGATATGCCTTGTATTTTTGGCCAGCACTTTCAAAAATCTCACCTGGTGCTTCAGTGGTCCCAGAAAGCATACTGCCGAGCATCACCGCATTGCCACCAGCACCTAAAGCCTTAACAATATCACCTGAATACTTTACTCCGCCGTCGGCAATAATGGCTTTGTCGTATTCACGGGCAGCAGTTGCAGCATCATAGATGGCGGTCACTTGTGGCACGCCCACACCTGCAACAACACGTGTAGTACAGATTGAGCCGGGCCCAATACCTACCTTAACCACTTCAACGCCGGCATCAAACAGTGCG encodes the following:
- the guaB gene encoding IMP dehydrogenase; this translates as MSNWSTKFVKEGLTFDDVLLIPAESHVLPKEVDLTTVLAPQLKLTIPLISAGMDTVTESTMAIAMARQGGLGVIHKNMTISAQASEVATVKHAIIPSTAAQAATDDNHQLLVAAAIGVTSDTFLRTEALLEQGVDALVIDTAHGHSAGVLQKIKDIRKHFPTICLIAGNVATGDATRALFDAGVEVVKVGIGPGSICTTRVVAGVGVPQVTAIYDAATAAREYDKAIIADGGVKYSGDIVKALGAGGNAVMLGSMLSGTTEAPGEIFESAGQKYKAYRGMGSVGAMAQAHGSSDRYFQGGVNAANKLVPEGVEARVAYKGDVADIIFPMIGGLRSGMGYVGANTIAALRENAQFVRITNAGLQESHPHEVQITKKAPNYER